From a region of the Hippopotamus amphibius kiboko isolate mHipAmp2 chromosome 3, mHipAmp2.hap2, whole genome shotgun sequence genome:
- the LOC130849993 gene encoding olfactory receptor 5F1-like, with amino-acid sequence MARKNYTSLTEFILLGLTDTLELQVILFLLFSVIYTLTVVGNVGTILLIRTDPRLHTPMYFFLANLSFVDVCYSSTITPKMLVDFLSEKKTISFAGCFLQMYFFIAFATTECILFGLMTYDRYVAISKPLLYSLIMSRTVCLKMAAGAFAAGLLNSMVNTSYVSSLPFCSSNVIHHFFCDTPPIFKLSCSDTHLNESIFSTFAGVNMVGALLVILTSYSYILFCIFCMHSGEGRCKAFSTCASHLTALILFYSTSIYTYLRPTSSYSLNQDKIASVFYTVVIPMLNPLIYSLRNKEVKKALWNVITRKRIPSIL; translated from the coding sequence ATGGCTAGAAAAAATTATACTTCACTGACTGAGTTCATCctcttgggattaacagacacattGGAGCTACAGGTTAtcctctttttgcttttttctgtgaTTTACACGCTTACAGTTGTGGGGAATGTTGGGACGATTCTCTTAATCAGGACTGATCCCCGACTTCACAcacccatgtatttcttcctggctaACCTGTCCTTTGTGGATGTTTGTTATTCATCCACCATCACCCCAAAGATGCTGGTAGATTTTTTATCTGAGAAGAAAACCATCTCCTTTGCTGGCTGCTTTCTGCAGATGTACTTCTTTATAGCCTTTGCCACAACTGAATGCATCCTTTTTGGGTTAATGACCTATGACCGTTACGTGGCCATAAGCAAGCCTCTCCTTTACTCCTTGATCATGTCCAGGACTGTCTGCCTAAAAATGGCAGCAGGGGCTTTTGCAGCAGGGTTGTTGAACTCCATGGTTAACACAAGTTATGTAAGCAGCTTGCCATTCTGCAGTTCCAATGTCATCCACCACTTCTTCTGTGACACCCCCCCAATTTTTAAGCTCTCCTGTTCTGACACACACCTGAATGAAAGCATCTTTTCCACATTTGCTGGTGTGAATATGGTCGGGGCTCTGCTGGTGATCCTCACCTCCTACTCCTACATTCTCTTCTGCATCTTTTGTATGCattcaggggaggggaggtgcaaGGCATTCTCAACGTGTGCCTCTCACCTGACAGCTCtcattctattctattccacctCCATCTATACTTATCTGAGACCTACTTCCAGCTACTCCTTGAATCAGGACAAAATAGCTTCTGTGTTCTACACAGTGGTGATCCCCATGTTGAATCCTCTGATCTACAGTCTCAGGAATAAGGAAGTAAAGAAGGCTTTATGGAATGTAATTACTAGGAAAAGGATTCCTTCTATTCTGTGA
- the LOC130850022 gene encoding olfactory receptor 5F1-like, producing MARKNYTLLSEFILLGLADTLEQQIILSLLFSVIYTITVVGNVGMILLIRIDSRLHTPMYFFLAVLSFADVSYSSTITPKMLVDLLSEKKTISFVGCFLQMYFFIAFATIECILFGLMAYDRYVAICKPLLYSLIMSRTVCLKMAAGAFAAGLLNSMLHTGYVSSLPFCSSNVIHHFFCDNPPIFKLSCSETHLYETILSTFAGLNMVRTLVVILTSYSYILFSIFCTHSGEGRCKAFSTCASHLTAIILFYSTSIYTYLRPTSSYSLTQDNVASVFYTVVIPMLNPLIYSLRNKEVKNALWNVINRKRIPLFLGLFG from the coding sequence ATGGCCAGAAAAAACTATACTTTGCTGAGTGAGTTCATCctgttgggattagcagacacactGGAGCAACAGATTAtcctctctctgcttttttctGTGATTTACACAATCACAGTTGTGGGGAATGTTGGAATGATCCTCTTAATCAGGATAGATTCCCGACTTCACACAcctatgtatttcttcctggCAGTCCTGTCCTTTGCAGACGTTAGTTATTCATCCACCATCACTCCAAAGATGCTGGTAGATTtattatcagagaagaaaaccatCTCCTTTGTTGGATGCTTTCTGCAGATGTACTTCTTTATAGCCTTTGCCACAATCGAATGTATCCTTTTTGGGTTAATGGCCTATGACCGTTACGTGGCCATATGCAAGCCTCTCCTTTACTCCTTGATCATGTCCAGGACTGTCTGCCTAAAAATGGCAGCAGGGGCTTTTGCAGCAGGACTGCTAAACTCCATGCTTCACACAGGTTATGTAAGCAGCTTGCCATTCTGCAGTTCCAATGTCATCCATCATTTCTTCTGTGACAACCCTCCAATTTTTAAGCTCTCCTGTTCTGAAACTCACCTGTATGAAACTATCTTGTCCACTTTTGCTGGTTTGAATATGGTCAGGACCCTGGTGGTGATTCTCACCTCCTACTCCTACATTCTCTTCTCCATCTTTTGTACGCATTCAGGGGAGGGAAGGTGCAAAGCATTCTCAACATGTGCCTCTCACCTGACAGCTATCATTCTGTTCTATTCCACCTCCATCTATACTTATCTGAGACCTACTTCCAGCTACTCCTTGACTCAAGACAATGTGGCTTCTGTGTTCTACACGGTGGTGATCCCCATGCTGAATCCTCTGATCTACAGCCTTAGGAATAAGGAAGTGAAGAATGCTTTATGGAATGTAATTAATAGGAAAAGGATCCCTTTATTTCTGGGATTGTTTGGTTAA